From one Solanum stenotomum isolate F172 chromosome 12, ASM1918654v1, whole genome shotgun sequence genomic stretch:
- the LOC125848817 gene encoding putative serine/threonine-protein kinase has product MSRTLAAIVGGAAGAVALVGILLLICCFCIFRKRTISTTSDTGSSDPSVQVGKNAGVELTSQDARPFHIEELSLATKGFSDKSLIGQGKFGEVYKGLLHDGMLVAIKRRSAVPSQEFIDEVRYLSSIQHRNLVTLLGYCQENDQQNLVYEYIPNGSVSIHLYGGGHVTQEKLEFKHRLSIALGAAKGLAHLHSLSPRLIHKDFKTANVLVDENFIAKVADAGLRNFLGRFEVAGPSSRVAADEIFLAPEVREFRRFSEKSDAYSFGIFLLELVSGHEAMDLLSSDLNVNIVEWVENYQDSGNISAIIDPRLGNSFTTEGMEEFMQLTVRCVDPSSERRPTMSYVVMELDRILEKEMSLTTIMGEGTPVVTLGSQLFRALK; this is encoded by the exons ATGTCAAGGACTCTTGCAGCAATTGTAGGAGGTGCTGCAGGAGCCGTGGCATTGGTGGGGATTCTGCTTCTCATTTGTTGCTTCTGTATTTTTCGTAAAAGGACTATTTCAACAACTTCCGACACAGGATCTTCTGATCCATCTGTtcaag TTGGAAAAAATGCTGGGGTTGAATTGACCTCACAAGATGCCAGGCCCTTCCACATTGAAGAATTGTCTTTGGCCACAAAAGGTTTTAGTGATAAGAGTTTAATTGGCCAAGGCAAATTTGGGGAGGTGTACAAGGGATTGCTTCATGATGGTATGCTTGTAGCAATAAAAAGGCGATCTGCTGTTCCTAGTCAGGAATTTATTGATGAG GTTCGCTATCTCTCATCTATTCAGCATCGGAACTTAGTCACCCTCTTAGGATATTGCCAGGAAAATGATCAGCAGAATCTTGTCTATGAGTACATACCTAATGGAAGTGTATCCATTCACTTGTATG GTGGCGGTCATGTTACACAAGAGAAGCTAGAATTCAAGCATAGGCTTTCTATAGCTCTAGGGGCAGCTAAAG GTCTTGCTCATCTTCACTCGCTAAGTCCCCGCTTGATTCATAAAGACTTTAAGACAGCAAATGTTCTTGTGGATGAAAATTTCATAGCTAAAGTTGCAGATGCGGGATTACGCAATTTTCTTGGAAGATTTGAGGTTGCAGGCCCATCTTCTCGAGTGGCTGCTGATGAAATATTTCTTGCCCCAGA GGTCAGAGAGTTCCGACGATTTTCTGAGAAAAGTGATGCCTACAGTTTTGGTATATTTCTCCTGGAGCTAGTTAGCGGCCATGAAGCAATGGATTTGCTATCTTCAGATTTGAATGTAAACATAGTTGAATGG GTAGAGAATTATCAAGACTCTGGAAACATATCTGCCATCATTGATCCAAGATTGGGTAACAGCTTCACCACAGAAGGCATGGAAGAGTTCATGCAATTGACTGTCCGGTGCGTTGACCCTTCCAGTGAAAGGCGGCCTACCATGAGTTATGTGGTGATGGAACTGGACCGGATACTGgagaaagaaatgagcttgacAACAATCATGGGAGAAGGAACTCCAGTTGTGACTCTTGGAAGTCAACTTTTTAGGGCTTTAAAATAA
- the LOC125848331 gene encoding uncharacterized protein LOC125848331 yields the protein MPRETDTCHSYGKLGHWATQCPNNNDFVGADGKKFRRSLPCRCGAGSCKLFTSNTLKNPGRNFYRCPANDKTKCQFFKWADEIHLDEFINVPLCRCGADFCRVRPNAGRIFFICPIQKGHGACDFKLWLDSEEAVARSTKVNESTSSYLSTLTSIDVSHVSSDLVEECNVRFGVGHTDTSPEEIYNHLNTFPATTGPVKSHTVILEDLIGEDEVLDEPSRKHRKRLRYGELKFGDTSLLSSIGCVQLPTTKSRNCLAEERLHLSLLESEGEIHPIQTKVHKQILVEVSGSFGSSIAHSFASPMYLVATVDWMLNSIHQNLDLTLQGWWGRLVFRPPRCLMVPLVERFTSYIFSREPIFILQDMGEEDDASLATRPRNLLPTEINICTVRTVDEVVQLIDSLKKKYDGKSFHGGGQSNIMRCSISKVFLQAVDRLQKDLLTLFESMDIKDHMTMIQETDVTFAALDHLGVDRQHFSERVKAFISVSALAKIECSISSDQCFETPVNHWVLEKLKLDELSHVHFEAINVSTLAEQHRLNLKTEASVVRARLSQIEAELSHCEVENSALWCSLEHIREEKKKSEECLSIAFKELENAQELRKQREVE from the exons ATGCCGAGGGAGACTGATACTTGTCATAGTTATGGCAAATTAGGGCACTGGGCAACACAATGTCCCAACAACAACGATTTCGTCGGAGCTGATGGTAAGAAATTTCGACGTTCCCTGCCCTGCCGTTGCGGCGCTGGCTCTTGCAAACTTTTCACCTCTAACACCCTTAAAAACCCTGGACGCAATTTCTACCGCTGCCCCGCCAACGAC AAAACAAAGTGTCAGTTTTTCAAGTGGGCTGACGAGATACATTTAGACGAATTTATCAACGTTCCGCTTTGCCGTTGCGGTGCTGACTTTTGTCGCGTGAGACCTAATGCGGGTCGGATCTTCTTCATCTGTCCGATACAAAAG GGACATGGAGCTTGTGACTTCAAACTATGGCTAGATTCTGAGGAAGCAGTAGCACGAAGCACCAAAGTAAATGAAAGCACTAGTTCATATCTGTCGACATTGACTAGCATTGATGTCAGTCATGTATCTAGTGACTTGGTTGAGGAATGCAATGTAAGATTTGGAGTCGGTCATACGGACACATCCCCTGAAGAGATTTATAATCACCTCAACACTTTTCCTGCAACAACTGGACCAGTGAAGAGTCACACAGTAATTTTAGAGGATTTAATTGGAGAGGACGAGGTGTTGGATGAACCTTCAAGAAAGCACCGCAAAAGATTGCGATATGGTGAGCTGAAATTTGGTGATActtctcttctctcttcaaTTGGCTGTGTGCAATTGCCAACAACCAAGTCAAGGAACTGTTTGGCTGAAGAAAGGCTTCATCTGTCTCTTCTGGAATCTGAGGGGGAGATTCATCCAATACAGACTAAAGTTCACAAACAGATTCTTGTAGAGGTTTCAG GTTCATTTGGTTCTTCCATAGCTCATTCTTTTGCCTCACCAATGTATTTGGTGGCAACAGTGGATTGGATGTTGAATTCTattcatcaaaatttagatCTTACACTTCAGGGTTGGTGGGGAAGGCTTGTGTTCCGTCCTCCTCGGTGCTTGATGGTACCCTTGGTAGAGCGTTTTACTTcct ATATTTTTTCTCGTGAGCCCATTTTTATCCTTCAAGATATGGGTGAAGAAGATGATGCTTCCCTAGCCACTCGGCCAAGAAATCTTTTACCAACTGAAATTAACATTTGTACAGTGCGTACTGTTGATGAAGTTGTGCAGCTCATAGACTCTCTCAAAAAAAAGTATGATGGAAAAAGTTTCCATGGAGGTGGACAAAGCAACATTATGAGGTGTTCGATCTCAAAGGTGTTTTTACAGGCTGTTGATCGTCTTCAGAAGGATCTTCTTACCCTTTTTGAGTCTATGGATATCAAAGATCACATGACCATGATCCAGGAGACAGATGTTACTTTTGCTGCTCTGGACCACTTAGGTGTTGATCGCCAACATTTTAGTGAACGAGTGAAGGCTTTTATTTCTGTATCAGCACTGGCTAAAATTGAATGCTCTATATCCAGTGATCAATGTTTTGAAACCCCTGTTAATCACTGGGTTTTGGAGAAATTAAAATTGGATGAGCTTTCTCATGTTCATTTTGAGGCAATTAATGTTTCTACTCTTGCTGAGCAACACCGTCTAAACCTTAAAACTGAAGCTTCTGTGGTTAGAGCCAGGCTTTCTCAAATCGAGGCTGAATTATCCCATTGTGAGGTGGAGAACTCAGCTCTGTGGTGCAGCTTGGAACATATCagggaagagaagaaaaaatctgAGGAGTGTCTTTCGATTGCATTCAAGGAGCTGGAGAATGCTCAAGAACTCAGGAAACAGAGAGAAGTGGAGTGA